The genomic window CtcctgtggctgctgcgtgcaATAGGAGCACTGGCAGTAAGCATGGGACTGGTCGCGGATCATCGTTTtcggagggagaggaagagagagcgatgtGCAGctggggaaggaggaagacaaCGATTTCTAGCAAGAAGGAagcgcagtgctgctgaagACGTCCTttgagggggtgggggggagtAAGATGGACAGGGTGTGTGCTACGTGGCAGAAGGGACAGCAGAGATGCACTGGTGAGTAGTGCAGCCGgagtgtgcgggtgtgtgtatgcagaATGAGGGCGACGGCAATTACAAGACGTTGCAGAAGACAGATGGGAAACATGGGAGTGTCGGTGtggcggggaggagggagcagCGAATCAGCCTGTAAGGAATACACAACAGCATACAGATGAGCTATAAAAATGCGGAGACGGCTGCATGCAGGAACATAGTGGGAGACGCGCGTATTCCACTGCGACGACTGCACCCGCCGCCGTGTGGCCAGTGAATGAAGAACGATACATGCAACGCATGCAGCAACATTCACCGTAGGCGCCACTCAACCCGCTGGCTGCGCAGTACAgtatatatacatacatatatatcGTGCCAAGCGCATTGATAGAGCGAAGCGCAGCTGTGGCAATTCCTCGCAACACTGGCAGGCGCACAGACCATTCACAcacgcctcctcgcccatTTTTTCGCTTTCGATTGACTTGCTGCGCACGAGAGACGAAGCGCGAAAcgcgacagagagaagagcacagtGTGCGCTGTACATGAGGgaacacagacacgcacaccgccaAGCCCGCAAGTACATCAAGAGGAAcaacgggagagagaagcgtgAAAAGAAATGAAAAACGAGCAAGCCAACGCGGGTACATGAACAAACACCACCATACAAAGGACAGTACGtacacacggagagagagagagagacagggaaacagagagagaaaagagtaCACACAgtcgtgcgcgcgtgcctcGGTCCTTCACAAGCTTCGCTGAGAAGAGGtgaaacaaaacaaacatgagagaaaggaaagacagggaggagggcagcgcgtgtgtctgctcGTGGGCGCGCGCCTCACTTGGCGCGTAGCTGACATATTTCGAGTGAGTAGATGAGGGGTCCGAagcaaggaagaggaaaagtgagggggagcgagaggaggggaaagttAGTGGTGCGCTGCGTAGCTCACTCGATTCGCCTCGgcggccacagcagctgcggcgccagGCGACAGCACTGACGGACGCTTTGAGCTACCACCACCGGCAGCAATGCTACTGTGTACCACCGGAGGATTCGAGTCCTTCATGGAAGACTGCGACATAGAAACTGACTGCACCGTCGGCACCCAGACAAGACCTGCGCCGCGGGGGTGCGCGTAGCTCGTACGGATCTGCGCTAGTGACGAGCCAAACGCGTTCTGCTCGGTCCCGCTGGCGGACTTGCCGGTGACAGCACCGCTCTCGCTGGTTGGCGTCTCAGCCATACCATGCTGGTGCAGTAGCTTCTGCAGTGCGCGGCGGTTGCCGGTGTTGATCGGGTCCGCTGTCACTTTGCGCACGTCGTTCATCGTATCCTGCAGGCGGTGAGACGCATGGCACTGCACCGGCGGTTCTGCAGGGCAATCATGCGCCATGGCGTATGCCTCGTGGATCGTACAAGTACCCGGACTGAAGCTGCCCTCCATACCAGACTCCAGGTGCCCCATTCTGTCAGTTGTCGAGCTGCTCGAGTAGCCCTCCGGCAGAGGCTTCGGATCGCGGGGGGTCGCGCTCGTGGCATTCCGCTTGAGGCGCTCCGCCTCTATGGTCGCCTGTGTCCGGGCCTTGTACTCCAGCATGAGAAGGCGCTCCAGTGCGTCCAACTCCGCCACCTCACGGGCCTCACGCTCCTCCGCCGTCTCCTTCATCGAGTCGTTTCCGCCGTCCCTCCGCGAGGCGTCGGTGCCCGCCACACGCGTAGAGTTGTTCCGGATGGTGTACTGGTTTCCTCCAGGCACTCCGTTTCGCCCGCGGGAGGCGTTGAGGGCTGTCTGGTTGACCGGCACCGGGTAGTCGGGGTCGAAGGACGAGACGCCACCCAGCCCCTTGCTGTGGCAGTCGCAGTTGCAGCCGTTACGCTGcatcgcgctgctgtgctgaaAGGCTGCCTGGCTCGCCGCCAACTTCTTCGCGTTGACggagcggcggctgcagcagaagTCGCACCCGCAGTGCTGCTTCGGGTAGGTGCTGTGCATGGAGGTGGCAGACACgttggtgcgtgcgtgtgtgtgtgtgtgtgtggaggggggtgccTTTCGGGCCGTGGATGGGTGGGTAGAGGCCGGATAtagaagggaagggggaaagatGCAGTGTGACTGGACGAGGCAGCAGGAATAAGGGAGCGAttgggaggagaaggaggaggaggaggaaggggcggaCGCGCCAGAATGGGATGTGGCGCACCGTCCGAGAAGCGAATTTCCActtcgagagagagagggagagaggagggaagcagagaaaCGGAGTGAgtggaagggagaagaggcaagGAAGTGTGCTGTGCATTCACGCATAACTGTAAAGAGATGTCAATGCACAACTAGCACACGCACTATCATGACCCATAGTCAAGGTGTTAAACGCCTCccagcgagaggggaggcgaggtGCCTAGCAGGACACGCGATTCTCACCACACCTCGaatggagagagaacagTGTGAGcggctgcaccaccgccgctggcatctcctcttttcgcttACACGAGGGCATCCCACTGGCAGCGACAACAGCACTAGCATAGAAGAAGGtcaaacaagaaaaagaaaacacagctgcagcatgCGAATTGCAATCCTGCGCACCCccatctctcgctctttccgcTGACCTCGCCTCGCATTCATGAACGCGTACACTTGACACGGCCCGCGCGAGAAACGAGAGGAGATGCAAAATCTGCACATACACAGCGAGGAaacagaggaaaaaagagacgaaACAAGAGTCACAGGCACGTGCAGACGCTcggacacacacagcgcGCTTAGACGCGTGCACCATAAGAGATCCTTAGCCTCAACTATCCCGTAAacctgccgctgcgacgGGCTCTTCAGTCCAGCTTGTGAGTTGTGCGGTGGCGCATCGTGGCTTGGGCGGTTGGCACCGTTGTATTGCTCGGTGCCGGATCCGCGTGTGTAGAAGTGACCTTGACATGGGtcatctccctctcgcccGACGCAACGACATCGCTGCCGTTTCGTGCTGCGTGCTCCGGACAAGATCCCTGTCCATCGCCAAGCAGTGAGCGCACCAGGGCGCTCAGCGTGTGCACCACTGTCCTCGCCGGTATTACGACACTCGCTGGTCCTGTCTCTTCGAAGGCGTGCCACTGAGACACGAAAAACTGTCTGAAGAAAACAGCGCAGATGACAACCACGAGCACTAGCAGAGCAGGCGAAGTGAGTACGTAGAGCAACTCGTTCCAGCCCAAAACAAAGAGGGCCGGAATGACCCAGGCGGGAAGTCGTTGGTTGCCtgcctcagcagcgcgaagctgcagctgtgtCGTGAAGTCGCACTTCTGCTTGTAGAGCTCGTAGGCACGCACAGTGGCTTGTTGGCTGAGCAGGATGCAGTCCGCGGCGACGCCAACCTCCTCTCCGTCGCAGTCGAGTGTCGGCACAGGAACGTCGCAGGGGTATTTGGGGGCAGTGTCAAGCGTGCTGTAGCTCAGGTAGAAAGCCGCCTCagcgtcgttgtcgtcgaACACGATGTGGCATCGATTGTGCCTCACGCGGCGAGCGGAGCGGCTctgcggcagagctgcagtcgCACCGGTATCgaggtcgtcgtcgtcgctgaccgccgccgacaccagctTCAGCCGGAAGTAAAAGAGGCTCCCCAGGACAACCAGGCCCGcctgcacagctgctggcACGGCTTTCTGCAAGCCCctggtggtggcgaagaAACGGACGGTACCGTCGCTGTTGTAAGTGAGGCTACGCTCGAAGCCGCTATGCATCGTGTCGCACGCACTGTTCGCCATGGACATCAGGCGCGACTTCACCTTCTGGAAGAACGCGTCTGTGACAATGTTCAGCACGTTGAGCCGCGTCGTTGGGTCCTGGACGATGAGGACGGCATAACGGCCGTAGAGGTGGGCGCGTGGAGGCATTGcagccacctctgccaccacctccttgaCCTGGATGCTGAGTGTGCGCCAGAAACCTCGGACAAGCCTCTGGCACGCAGCCGAGTCCATCCGCTGTGCCCCGAGAAGAGGGGCTGCGTCCTCGTCCGCGTCATGCGCCTCCGCAGGTTCGGTGGCGCTAGAGTCCTCGCCTGCACTGAATGGCAGTGTCTGTGCTGACTTGAGCAGCTGTCGAAGACTTTCCTCGACGCTGTTCAGCACACGCGACTCGACGTTTGACAGTACTTCGGTGGCGATGGCCTTGGAGAGCCGGTTCAACACCTGCATCGTGGCATCCACCAGCTCCGTCTCCAGCTCATTCGCGTACTGCCCAACGACGGCGCTACTGTACAACTTTGTCTGTCGATAAAAAGCGGTCAGGCGAgtctccatctcctcgtcCAGGACCTCCGacaagcgcagcagcatctcgcCGCGGAGTAACCTGTCCTCGTAGCCCCGAGCAAAGCCGCGGTACGTCATGAGCTCctgctccttcgcctccttgcaccggtgctgcgccagcatcTCACGTTGTGTTGGAATATCCAAGTCCTTGCTCGTGCGAATTGCCGCCCAACAGTTTGTCAGGTACGCCGGCAGCCCATCGAGCGGCACACCGCGAAACATGGAGtggcaggagaagaggtagTCGGAGCATCGGCTGTCGCCAaaccagcgccgcagcgtctCCACTGAAGCCATGAACTCCTCCTTCTGCAGCCTGTAGTGAGGCATCACATAGTACTTCAAGTGGAACAGGGCATCAATGCTTGTGTCCTCAAACTGAGCAGGCCGGGTGATGCTCTCCCAAATCGTGTCGAAGGACTTACGCACCGTGGTGAGGCTCGGCAGCGGGTCGTCCTCAGTGAAGTCACGCAGTACAACAAGCAAAGTCGgcttttcttctgcttcgtAGTTGCTGTGGCTGAAGAGTTGCAGGTTGACCTCGAAAATAGTGCGCAGCAGGCTCAGGTTAGCGGCATTGAAGCGGCCCACGTCGACAGCCCACATGTTAATGATGAGTGTGTCGGCGATGCTCAGACCGAAGAGCGAGAGCTGACGCTCAAAGCACTGGTCCTCGCCCCGCTCCAGTCCATCGGTGCCTTCAAAGTCCAGCACCAACAAAGGAGAGTCGGTGggcggcgcaccgcctgTAGTGTTATTAGTCACAgtagcagcaacagcatGGTTGAGACGGGAGCTGCGGTCCGCGGCGCTGGGGGCGAGCCGAGGTgcaacaacagcgacgtCGCTGGCTTCGAACCCAGCCAAGGCAGTGTTCGCGCGAGCCATAAAAGCTCCCTTCGTTGTCTGGCCACGTCGCACCGTCTCGTCGAGCATTTGAAAATGTGTGCCAAAGAGATGATTCAGCAGCGTGGacttgccgctgctctgtcCCCCGAAGACGCCAACGACGTGGTAGTTCAAACCGACTGCCTCCAGCGCACCGTTGCCATAGTCACCGTCCGCTGTCGCCGAGCCGCGGCTCAGCGAGACGCTGGGTGCCACAATGCTCGTCAGGTATTCCGTCAGCTTTTTCTCAGCCTCCAGATGACCGTCGCTGTCAACCAGATGAAGGCTCATTTCTCCGTTCTGGGGagcaggggggaggtgaggaaaAAATGGGGGTGCTTAGGGCCGCTGCCTGCAGGAGACAGTGAGTGCTGAGAGACGAGCTGCAGTGAGGGCGAGGCGGTGCACAGTTCGTGATCGCTGGAAGTTACGAAAAACGCCGCAAGTGAAAAGGGTGAAAAAATGAGAGAGGCCACAGTGAGGAGATGTGCAGCTGAGCGGATGCCGCTAACTCTTTCTTGCAAGGCCCTTTTTAGCATGTGGGGTCCCAGCACGAAAATGGAATGTTTCCCGCCTCAAAGTCGATGGGAAAAATACGCCCACCGGTGTCGTTAGAGGTGACGGAAtaaggcagagaggggacgCTTGGAGAATGGAGGACGCACGAGTGCTCTAGTGGTGTTCGTGAGCGAATGGAACTCTCCTCTTGATGCTcgatggtgtgtgtgcgtgtgtatacACTTATGTGGTCGTTCCCTT from Leishmania panamensis strain MHOM/PA/94/PSC-1 chromosome 32 sequence includes these protein-coding regions:
- a CDS encoding hypothetical protein (TriTrypDB/GeneDB-style sysID: LpmP.32.0400), encoding MSLHLVDSDGHLEAEKKLTEYLTSIVAPSVSLSRGSATADGDYGNGALEAVGLNYHVVGVFGGQSSGKSTLLNHLFGTHFQMLDETVRRGQTTKGAFMARANTALAGFEASDVAVVAPRLAPSAADRSSRLNHAVAATVTNNTTGGAPPTDSPLLVLDFEGTDGLERGEDQCFERQLSLFGLSIADTLIINMWAVDVGRFNAANLSLLRTIFEVNLQLFSHSNYEAEEKPTLLVVLRDFTEDDPLPSLTTVRKSFDTIWESITRPAQFEDTSIDALFHLKYYVMPHYRLQKEEFMASVETLRRWFGDSRCSDYLFSCHSMFRGVPLDGLPAYLTNCWAAIRTSKDLDIPTQREMLAQHRCKEAKEQELMTYRGFARGYEDRLLRGEMLLRLSEVLDEEMETRLTAFYRQTKLYSSAVVGQYANELETELVDATMQVLNRLSKAIATEVLSNVESRVLNSVEESLRQLLKSAQTLPFSAGEDSSATEPAEAHDADEDAAPLLGAQRMDSAACQRLVRGFWRTLSIQVKEVVAEVAAMPPRAHLYGRYAVLIVQDPTTRLNVLNIVTDAFFQKVKSRLMSMANSACDTMHSGFERSLTYNSDGTVRFFATTRGLQKAVPAAVQAGLVVLGSLFYFRLKLVSAAVSDDDDLDTGATAALPQSRSARRVRHNRCHIVFDDNDAEAAFYLSYSTLDTAPKYPCDVPVPTLDCDGEEVGVAADCILLSQQATVRAYELYKQKCDFTTQLQLRAAEAGNQRLPAWVIPALFVLGWNELLYVLTSPALLVLVVVICAVFFRQFFVSQWHAFEETGPASVVIPARTVVHTLSALVRSLLGDGQGSCPEHAARNGSDVVASGEREMTHVKVTSTHADPAPSNTTVPTAQATMRHRTTHKLD
- a CDS encoding hypothetical protein (TriTrypDB/GeneDB-style sysID: LpmP.32.0390), which produces MHSTYPKQHCGCDFCCSRRSVNAKKLAASQAAFQHSSAMQRNGCNCDCHSKGLGGVSSFDPDYPVPVNQTALNASRGRNGVPGGNQYTIRNNSTRVAGTDASRRDGGNDSMKETAEEREAREVAELDALERLLMLEYKARTQATIEAERLKRNATSATPRDPKPLPEGYSSSSTTDRMGHLESGMEGSFSPGTCTIHEAYAMAHDCPAEPPVQCHASHRLQDTMNDVRKVTADPINTGNRRALQKLLHQHGMAETPTSESGAVTGKSASGTEQNAFGSSLAQIRTSYAHPRGAGLVWVPTVQSVSMSQSSMKDSNPPVVHSSIAAGGGSSKRPSVLSPGAAAAVAAEANRVSYAAHH